The Deltaproteobacteria bacterium sequence ATGAGGCGCTTGGCTCAAATGAACCCTAAACGCTGTCAGCTCAAACGCATCACCTACCTCTGGCTCCCACCCATAAAGCACCTTGTGACGATTAGCAAAATGAGACCGTATCTTCGCCGCCAAGTCAGAGCTGCGAGCCCGCGCGAGCAGGCTTTCCCCCTTTACGTCCTGAACAACTTCCTCAAGCCGGAGCGCAATGTCATGACTCTGCCCGACGAGACGACAATCCAGGTAAATGGTTGTCTGCAGATTTCCTTGAAGCTCACACTCGCTTTTTAGTTTGGTGAGTGAGTTCTCAAGATCTAGGCATAGTTGACCACTTTCTAGCTCGCGGCTATCTACAAAGTAACTCCTGCTCGCTGACGACTGAATAGGCGCATTCTGTATGCCCTGCGCGGACAAGACGCCTGAGTTTGCAGGGAATAAAACGGCCTTACAACCAAGCTGTTCAGCCACTGCACATCCATGAAGACCGCCCGCGCCGCCGAATGCAACCAGCGCCAGCTCTCGAGGGTCTACGCCTTGGCTCATGCAAATGTTCTTACATGCTCGCACCATGGTCGATTCAGCGATGGAAACAATTGCCTTCGCGGTATCCATAACCGTGGCGGCCAGTTTCTCCGCGACACGGGCGATGGCTGCTTCTGCGGCACCGTGGTCGATTGCCATCGAGCCACCCAGCAAATTGGGTATACGTCCCAAAACGACATTGGCATCCGTTACAGTGGCCTGCGCATTAACGCCTGCTTTTCCATAGGCGGCAGGGCCAGGGTCAGCACCCGCCGACTTTGGTCCAACGCAAAGTGCGCCGCCGCTATCGATGAAAGCAATAGATCCACCGCCTGCTCCAACTGTTTCAATATTCAGCATGGGTGTGCGCAGTGGGATTTCTCCAACGCGCCCATCCACCTTCGGCCGTAAATGACCTTGTGCGATACTTACATCCGTTGAGGTTCCGCCGATATCCAACCCCAGAATCGAATGATAGCCAGCGCCGCAACCGGCAGCCCACGCGCCCCGAACGCCACCAGCGGGTCCACTCAGGGCAGTTCTCACCGGTTCTTTTAATGCGCCTTGTACCGTGAGGCGGCCGCCCGCTGAATCCATAACGCTAAGTTCAGCAGGGGCAATGTCGGCACGTAACTTCCCTATATAGCGAGTCATCACTGGCGCGATAAACGCATTTGCCGCTGTCGTCTCGGCCCGCTCATACTCCCGGCTAAGAGGGCTGATGCGTGAGCTAAGGGTGAGCGGCACGCCTGGAAATGCCGCGGTAAGGGCGGCTCCAACTTGCTGCTCATGAACCGGATTGGCGTAAGAGTGAAGCAGGCATACCGCAAATGATTCAGCAGAAGCCAAGAGCTCATGGTGAGTTTGAATAAATGCGGCAAGGTCCTCTTGTTCTGTATGGGTAGACCCATCATGCCGTAGCCTACCGACCAAGCCGAGGGTTTGGGTACGGGGAATAAGCGGTGGACGAGGAGACGGGAAGAGATCATAAATGTTGGGCCGATTTTGACGCCGCAATTGCAGGAGGTCCTCAAATCCCGAGTTCGTGATCAGCACCGCCCGAGCACCTTTGCCCTCAAGCAATCCGTTGGTGGCAACCGTCGTACCATGCGCCACATGCGTCACGTTGCCAGGTAATACCTTCGCGAGTGCAGCCAGACCATTGAGCACCGCTTCGCTGGGGTCGCGGGGCGTAGAAGGAACCTTGAGGGTTTGAGTAGCACCATCAGACCGGCGCGCGACAATATCGGTAAACGTTCCGCCGGTGTCGACAGCTACGTCAATGGTGAGCGTTGAAGGATCCACTGACTGATTACCTCATATGTTTCATGCCGGGCTAATTCGTTGAGAATTTCGTGCTTCTCACCTCTACGGACGTGGATAGTTTTATCATCCCCGCTAAGTCGTTCAGCCAAATTACGGTTATCATGAGGAGATGCAACAGGGTCGCAGTCAGAAAACAGATAAAGAAGCGGTTTCGGAAAATCCCGATAGCCTTTAACACGGTCCTGCGCGCGCTCTACTTCATTAAACCAGCCCGCGGTGGCAGTAGGGAAGACCATGGGATCACGCTCATAGCGTCTTACAATCTCCGTATCGTGGGTTAGGCCGCTTGCATCAATACCTGATGGAATCGCCAGTGTTGGAACAAAGTTTCCCGCGAGGCGGCCCGCAAAGAGCTTTGGAGCAGGTACTGGCATCGCTAAACCGAGAAACGGATTCGAGAGGATGACACCGGAAACATCAGGAGTGTTCTTAACGACGAAATCGAGCGTCACAAGCCCGCCATGAGAATGCCCCAGAATGAATCGAGGCACACCGTCGGCGGCATGCTCAAGAGTCATCTCAACATCATGAAGAAAGTGCTCAAATGCATCGCAGTGCCCACGGATACCCTCTGAGTGACCATGCCCACGTAAATCAACGGCTAAGGTCTGGATGCCCTGTTCCGCAAGCGCATGTGCAAACTCCCGGTATCGTCCACTATGCTCCGCATAACCATGAATCAGAACGACCTCAGCACGAACCGGTGTTGAATCGGGAGTCCATCGCTGAATAAACAGCTTAAGATTGTCATGGGTGCGAGCGTGAATCTCTTCGTGTTTTACGGGCATGCGGGCACCTTTTGGGCAAGATTTCTATGATGACCCTATACAGGACCCGTGCAGTCTCGCAAGGCTAGGGCGCAGCCTCAGCTTCGATGGGCTTGGAACCTGGATCAGCAGGGGCGTCATCAGCCGCAGGGGCGGCCTCAGGACTGCCATCACCCTCGGGAGGGGCCTGGCCTTGCTCCTGGTTCTCTTCGCCATCACCAGCCGCCTCATCAGAAGGGGTGTCACCATCCTCATTTACCGCGTCAGGGTCGCCTGCGTTTTCTGCGTCATCGGAATCAGAATCTTCTTCGTCATCATCATAGTCATCGTCGTCTTCATCGTCATCCTCTCCTGCCTGTAACATGAGGTCTTGAAGCGACATGATTTCCCCGACCGGCTCCTTCTTTGTACCATAGAGCTCCTGAAGGAGTTCTCCCGGTCCTAACGAAATCGCAGGAATATAGGTGACCATAATAATACCGATCAACATCAGGCCGGTAAAAGGTACGACCGAACGAACAACCTCCCCAATAGGCTTTTTGAAAAGCGTACTGGCCACAAAAAGGTTCAAGCCAAGCGGCGGCGTCAGATAACCGATTTCAAGGTTAACGATAAACACGATGCCGAGGTGAACAGGGTCAATCTCAATTCCTGGAGCCGCTGCCATCGGCACAATCAGTGGAGCGATAATTAATATCGCACTGATAATATCCATAAAGCAGCCCACCAAAAGCAGGAAGATATTTAGAACGACCAGGAACTCGATGCGAGTGAGCTCCATGTCGCGAATCAACGCAACTGCTTGCTCAGGAATAGACTCACTAACGAGATAATCGTTAAACACGAATGCAATGACCATGATAACGACCAGGGAGCCCATCATGACAGTGGAGTCTGCGATCAGCTCCGGCATGTC is a genomic window containing:
- a CDS encoding alpha/beta hydrolase; translation: MPVKHEEIHARTHDNLKLFIQRWTPDSTPVRAEVVLIHGYAEHSGRYREFAHALAEQGIQTLAVDLRGHGHSEGIRGHCDAFEHFLHDVEMTLEHAADGVPRFILGHSHGGLVTLDFVVKNTPDVSGVILSNPFLGLAMPVPAPKLFAGRLAGNFVPTLAIPSGIDASGLTHDTEIVRRYERDPMVFPTATAGWFNEVERAQDRVKGYRDFPKPLLYLFSDCDPVASPHDNRNLAERLSGDDKTIHVRRGEKHEILNELARHETYEVISQWILQRSPLT